A single region of the Archangium lipolyticum genome encodes:
- a CDS encoding alpha-amylase family glycosyl hydrolase, protein MHRYLRYSLAPLLAGLLSLAGCDPHEDPRPGGSDAGTSSDAGTGTDAGPGDTTPFIRIHYRLQGGGDPKTWGVHFWGAGSTSPEWGAPRMFDKTDDFGAYTDVKVSVTADSDEALLGVIPVQCSGGNCKRDIETSVRFADLFKDAATPNIAECWITQGQAVQTTKPASSKPAFKVLRAKDFIDLGNGGVRLMFHAAEGSSGSVRYGTARDALDQEVTWAAADDINKKGLLITGLTPGKTVYYKVHSTLRTATEVLTDETPVLELQPLQFPTISNETDWATWGSKGIMYQLIVRTFADGGAPKAVSDSSGESGIDPSTRDGVGDLVGLKSMLPYLKQLGVDAIWMTPVFKAKSYHGYDTTDFYDIDPVLGTRKDFTDLTAAADTLGIHIILDLVQNHVADVNPWFVAGSNPKDPQFAKYHDWFVWSDEHSNMLADKHPWDDSAVVWACKNYMCYHQIFGAAMPELNFRNPEVRAEMKKIAEFWITLGADGFRLDASKHIDQFDDNHGIALATHGTHVWWKEFNSFVKKGVSLPAGAPPVLLAGENRWDEPRLIGNMVPYASDMDSQFDFPFRGLVSNFLRGEVGDDADFVKYVQALHQAAGDTAAGGNPNHYFERFLSNHDLNRPATDIEDAGGLVFAMQKQAATIVFTVPGMPVLYYGEEFGKKGKADKFLGNESWERGEFVREPMSWFQKVSFTGDKQSSWDIDFARTNAANAELGLPVGICKAPNPEYPYIKYMSEDDPHSWAAQKDDPDSLFNYYKKLIAIRKANALFTDSRTRFETVQNTAETFEYTLSKDGKTLTVVLNRLPEPRKISRPSEATDLLTGTKGTSFDVPEFGALILQ, encoded by the coding sequence GTGCACCGGTACCTTCGCTATTCATTGGCTCCCTTGTTGGCCGGCCTGCTCTCGCTCGCCGGCTGTGACCCGCACGAAGACCCCCGCCCGGGCGGTTCCGACGCCGGCACGAGTTCCGACGCCGGCACGGGCACGGATGCCGGGCCCGGCGACACGACCCCCTTCATCCGGATCCACTACCGCCTCCAGGGAGGTGGAGATCCCAAGACGTGGGGCGTGCACTTCTGGGGCGCCGGCTCCACGTCTCCCGAGTGGGGGGCGCCGCGGATGTTCGACAAGACGGACGACTTCGGCGCGTATACCGACGTGAAGGTCAGCGTGACGGCGGACTCGGACGAGGCCTTGTTGGGCGTCATCCCCGTCCAGTGCTCGGGCGGCAACTGCAAGAGGGACATCGAGACGAGCGTGCGCTTCGCCGACCTCTTCAAGGACGCGGCCACTCCGAACATCGCCGAGTGCTGGATCACCCAGGGGCAGGCCGTCCAGACGACGAAGCCCGCCTCGAGCAAGCCGGCGTTCAAGGTCCTCCGGGCGAAGGACTTCATCGACCTGGGCAACGGTGGCGTCCGTCTGATGTTCCATGCGGCGGAGGGCTCGTCGGGCTCGGTGCGGTACGGGACGGCTCGCGACGCACTGGACCAGGAAGTCACGTGGGCGGCGGCCGACGACATCAACAAGAAGGGCCTGCTCATCACCGGGCTCACCCCGGGCAAGACGGTCTATTACAAGGTCCACTCGACCCTGCGGACCGCGACGGAGGTACTGACCGACGAGACGCCCGTGCTCGAGCTCCAGCCCCTCCAGTTCCCGACGATCTCCAACGAGACCGACTGGGCGACGTGGGGGAGCAAGGGAATCATGTATCAGCTCATCGTCCGCACGTTCGCGGATGGTGGCGCGCCCAAGGCGGTCTCCGACTCCAGCGGGGAGAGTGGCATCGACCCGTCCACGAGAGATGGCGTGGGAGATCTCGTGGGCCTCAAGAGCATGCTGCCCTATCTGAAGCAGCTCGGAGTCGATGCGATCTGGATGACGCCCGTGTTCAAGGCGAAGAGCTACCATGGGTACGACACGACCGACTTCTATGACATCGACCCGGTGCTCGGCACGCGGAAGGACTTCACGGACCTCACGGCGGCCGCGGACACCCTGGGCATCCACATCATCCTGGACCTCGTGCAGAACCACGTCGCCGATGTGAATCCCTGGTTCGTGGCGGGCTCGAATCCGAAGGATCCCCAGTTCGCGAAGTATCACGACTGGTTCGTCTGGTCGGATGAGCACTCGAACATGCTGGCCGACAAGCACCCCTGGGACGACTCGGCCGTCGTGTGGGCCTGCAAGAACTATATGTGCTACCACCAGATCTTCGGCGCGGCGATGCCGGAGCTCAACTTCCGCAACCCGGAAGTGCGCGCCGAGATGAAGAAGATCGCCGAGTTCTGGATCACGCTCGGAGCGGACGGCTTCCGCCTCGACGCCTCGAAGCACATCGATCAGTTCGACGACAACCATGGGATCGCGCTCGCCACGCACGGCACGCACGTGTGGTGGAAGGAGTTCAATTCCTTCGTCAAGAAGGGCGTCTCCCTGCCCGCGGGTGCGCCCCCGGTGCTCCTGGCCGGAGAGAACCGCTGGGACGAGCCGCGCCTCATCGGGAACATGGTTCCGTACGCCAGCGACATGGATTCGCAGTTCGACTTCCCGTTCCGAGGCCTCGTCAGCAACTTCCTGCGCGGGGAGGTCGGTGACGATGCCGACTTCGTGAAGTACGTCCAGGCTCTCCATCAGGCGGCCGGCGATACGGCGGCCGGCGGCAATCCGAACCACTACTTCGAGCGCTTCCTGTCGAACCACGATCTGAACCGGCCGGCGACGGACATCGAGGACGCGGGAGGCCTGGTCTTCGCGATGCAGAAGCAGGCGGCCACCATCGTCTTCACGGTGCCCGGGATGCCCGTCCTCTATTACGGCGAGGAGTTCGGCAAGAAGGGCAAGGCGGACAAGTTCCTCGGCAACGAGAGCTGGGAGCGCGGCGAGTTCGTCCGCGAGCCCATGAGCTGGTTCCAGAAGGTGAGCTTCACCGGCGACAAGCAGTCGTCGTGGGACATCGACTTCGCCCGGACGAACGCCGCCAATGCGGAGCTCGGGCTCCCCGTGGGGATCTGCAAGGCGCCCAATCCGGAGTACCCCTACATCAAGTACATGTCGGAGGATGACCCGCACTCGTGGGCCGCCCAGAAGGATGACCCGGACAGCCTCTTCAACTACTACAAGAAGCTCATCGCCATCCGGAAGGCGAACGCGCTCTTCACCGACTCGCGCACGCGGTTCGAGACGGTCCAGAACACCGCCGAGACGTTCGAGTACACCCTCTCGAAGGACGGCAAGACCCTGACGGTGGTCTTGAACCGTCTGCCCGAGCCGCGGAAGATCTCCCGCCCGTCGGAGGCCACGGACCTGCTCACCGGCACGAAGGGCACGTCTTTCGACGTGCCGGAGTTCGGTGCGTTGATCCTCCAATAG
- a CDS encoding isoaspartyl peptidase/L-asparaginase family protein: protein MPVPLRRALSATALTALLLPLGCSTALTTRREDEKRMSSHDDVPKQAPRWGIVIHGGAGVIKRESLTAEREAAVRAVLTEALQAGHSVLAKGGTSLDAVTAAIRVMEDSPLFNAGKGAVFTHDGKNELDAAIMNGRTREAGSVAGLRHVKNPITLARAVMEKSPHVMMIGEGAEEFAKQQGVELVPESYFYTEERWQALQRALEAEKKQQQAPPEQGQPQGPSTFYETPAGSDHKFGTVGAVALDQAGNLAAGTSTGGMTNKRFGRVGDAPIIGAGTYADPRCAVSATGHGEYFIRYGVARDICARVEYQDLPVLEAANHVVLDVLVKAGGEGGVIAMDSQGNIATPFNSAGMYRGYMGPEGTPSVAIFKDKEE from the coding sequence ATGCCCGTTCCGCTCCGCCGTGCCCTCTCCGCCACAGCCCTGACGGCCCTGCTCCTGCCGCTCGGGTGCTCCACTGCCCTCACCACCCGACGCGAGGATGAGAAGCGTATGAGCTCCCATGACGACGTTCCCAAGCAAGCCCCCCGTTGGGGCATCGTCATCCACGGGGGCGCGGGCGTCATCAAGCGCGAGTCCCTCACCGCCGAGCGCGAGGCGGCCGTCCGCGCCGTCCTCACCGAGGCCCTCCAGGCGGGCCATTCCGTCCTCGCGAAGGGTGGCACCAGCCTGGATGCCGTCACCGCGGCCATCCGCGTCATGGAGGACTCGCCCCTCTTCAACGCGGGCAAGGGCGCCGTCTTCACGCATGACGGGAAGAACGAGCTCGACGCCGCCATCATGAACGGACGCACCCGCGAGGCTGGTTCCGTGGCGGGCCTGCGTCACGTGAAGAACCCCATCACGCTCGCGAGGGCCGTGATGGAGAAGTCCCCGCACGTGATGATGATCGGCGAGGGCGCCGAGGAGTTCGCGAAGCAGCAGGGCGTGGAGCTCGTGCCCGAGAGCTACTTCTATACGGAGGAGCGCTGGCAGGCCCTGCAGCGCGCCCTGGAGGCGGAGAAGAAGCAGCAGCAGGCGCCGCCCGAGCAGGGCCAGCCCCAGGGGCCCTCCACCTTCTACGAGACACCCGCCGGGAGCGACCACAAGTTTGGCACGGTGGGTGCGGTGGCGCTCGACCAGGCTGGCAACCTCGCCGCGGGCACCTCCACCGGTGGCATGACGAACAAGCGGTTTGGCCGCGTGGGTGATGCACCCATCATTGGCGCTGGCACCTATGCCGACCCGCGCTGCGCCGTCTCCGCCACCGGCCACGGCGAGTACTTCATCCGCTACGGCGTGGCCCGCGACATCTGCGCCCGCGTCGAGTACCAGGACCTGCCGGTCCTCGAGGCCGCCAACCACGTCGTGCTGGACGTGCTGGTGAAGGCCGGTGGCGAGGGCGGTGTCATCGCCATGGACAGTCAGGGCAACATCGCCACGCCCTTCAACTCGGCGGGCATGTACCGCGGCTACATGGGACCGGAGGGGACTCCCTCCGTCGCCATCTTCAAGGACAAGGAGGAGTGA
- a CDS encoding PQQ-dependent sugar dehydrogenase: MRTLSMTFILATLLWGCSNQTPDPTGEPLTDAGIRDAGVPEEPLPSGPPVDTEPPNVPEFSPAFPGQTRAPAIKTKTAFQVTEIASGFKNPWAIAFLPDQRMLVTEKATGSLYIVTPQGAKSPAVAGLPPVDIRGQGGLLDVEIGPDYAQSGLIYWTYYEPRQGGNGLAVARAKLVDGAQPRVEGLQVIFRMMPTLESTLHAGGRLVFTPDNKLFVTLGERSILEGRVQARDVKSHFGKVVRINPDGSVPQDNPFVNTPGAKPEIWSVGHRNILAAALDSQKRLWIADMGPRGGDELNLPESGKDYGWPTIGYGEEYNGNPIHQSPQGEGMEQPVYYWDPVIAPSGMTIYTGDLFPEWRNNVFIGGLASQALVRLMMRNDRVVGEERLLTELKARVREVVQGPEGALYLLTDAADGKLLKLTPR; encoded by the coding sequence ATGCGAACGTTGTCGATGACCTTCATCCTCGCCACCCTCCTGTGGGGTTGTAGCAACCAGACCCCGGATCCCACGGGCGAGCCCCTCACCGACGCGGGCATCCGCGACGCGGGCGTCCCGGAGGAACCCCTTCCCAGCGGACCCCCGGTCGATACGGAGCCGCCCAACGTGCCCGAATTCAGCCCGGCCTTCCCCGGTCAGACGCGCGCCCCGGCCATCAAGACGAAGACGGCCTTCCAGGTCACCGAGATTGCCTCGGGCTTCAAGAATCCCTGGGCCATCGCCTTCCTGCCCGACCAGCGCATGCTGGTGACGGAGAAGGCCACCGGCTCGCTCTACATCGTCACGCCGCAGGGCGCGAAGTCCCCCGCCGTCGCGGGTCTGCCGCCCGTGGATATCCGCGGGCAGGGCGGTCTGCTCGACGTGGAGATCGGTCCCGACTACGCCCAGAGCGGCCTCATCTACTGGACCTATTACGAGCCGCGCCAGGGTGGCAATGGCCTGGCGGTCGCGCGCGCGAAGCTCGTGGACGGCGCGCAGCCTCGCGTGGAGGGCCTGCAGGTCATCTTCCGGATGATGCCCACGCTCGAGTCGACCCTGCACGCGGGCGGACGGCTCGTGTTCACCCCCGACAACAAGCTGTTCGTCACCCTCGGTGAGCGCTCCATCCTCGAGGGCCGGGTCCAGGCGCGGGACGTGAAGAGCCACTTCGGCAAGGTGGTCCGCATCAATCCCGATGGCTCGGTGCCCCAGGACAACCCCTTCGTGAACACCCCGGGGGCCAAGCCGGAGATCTGGTCGGTGGGTCACCGCAACATCCTGGCGGCGGCGCTCGACAGCCAGAAGCGGCTGTGGATCGCGGACATGGGGCCGCGCGGGGGTGACGAGCTCAACCTGCCGGAGTCCGGCAAGGACTACGGCTGGCCCACCATCGGCTACGGCGAGGAGTACAACGGCAATCCCATCCACCAGAGCCCCCAGGGCGAGGGCATGGAGCAGCCCGTGTACTACTGGGATCCGGTGATCGCCCCGTCGGGCATGACCATCTACACCGGGGACCTCTTCCCCGAGTGGCGGAACAACGTCTTCATCGGCGGACTGGCCAGCCAGGCGCTGGTGCGGCTCATGATGAGGAATGACCGCGTGGTGGGCGAGGAGCGGCTGCTCACGGAGTTGAAGGCGCGCGTGCGCGAGGTGGTGCAGGGTCCCGAGGGCGCGCTCTACCTGCTCACCGACGCCGCCGACGGCAAGCTGCTCAAGCTCACGCCGCGCTGA
- a CDS encoding patatin-like phospholipase family protein produces the protein MRPELSGASKWPWQNLVFEGGGVKGVAYCGAMRVLEEEGIYPQRIVRVAGASVGSLCATWTALGFSSREMARILKSTDFTWLMRDARLGMLGGIVNIFRSFGMNPGARLLEFVGEHIASLTGSKDLTFAQLLERTGRELCVPITNVSRMSVEYCHPKTTPNMPVRVAVTISMSLPVLMRPYRVFRTLGTGTDSWNEEDLYTDGGVLLNYPLRAFDGWWLSMRPEDTFLRRLQPFSQIEQLADPARTFSPPNPATLGFTAFSADDRDITSSWCPDAASPPPRPDTKLSRARKARDVVIQKRDARIAALESAFVRLMEALANVERSGDGRISRKECQDLFTSGKFSGDDAVLLFGSTHVQDIFTQLDASGDGFVDMGELQKFMDARNLDLTTRLTGGFRTKTLSVGDFMSNLLDTILTTSQRKDLRKEDRDRTVPINTDYIGTADFRLMDADFDFLVETGARYTRAFLDAHAVSSQELAADQPESTPYH, from the coding sequence ATGCGCCCGGAGCTGAGCGGAGCGTCGAAGTGGCCGTGGCAGAACCTCGTCTTCGAGGGAGGGGGCGTCAAGGGCGTCGCATACTGTGGAGCCATGCGGGTCCTCGAGGAGGAAGGCATCTACCCCCAGCGCATCGTGCGGGTCGCGGGCGCGAGCGTCGGGAGCCTGTGCGCGACCTGGACCGCGCTGGGGTTCTCCTCGCGGGAGATGGCCAGGATCTTGAAGTCGACCGACTTCACCTGGCTCATGCGCGACGCGCGCCTGGGGATGCTCGGCGGAATCGTCAATATCTTTCGTTCTTTCGGGATGAACCCTGGCGCGCGCCTGCTCGAGTTCGTCGGAGAGCATATCGCGTCGCTGACAGGCTCCAAGGACTTGACCTTCGCGCAGCTCCTCGAGCGGACCGGCCGGGAGCTGTGCGTGCCGATCACCAACGTGTCCCGGATGAGCGTCGAGTACTGTCATCCCAAGACGACGCCGAACATGCCGGTGCGGGTCGCCGTCACCATCAGCATGTCCCTCCCGGTGCTCATGCGGCCGTACCGGGTCTTCCGGACGCTCGGCACGGGCACTGATTCCTGGAACGAGGAAGACCTCTACACGGACGGCGGTGTCCTCCTCAACTACCCCTTACGCGCCTTCGATGGTTGGTGGCTCTCGATGCGTCCCGAGGACACCTTCCTGCGCCGGCTGCAGCCCTTCTCTCAGATTGAGCAGCTCGCCGATCCGGCGAGGACGTTCTCTCCGCCCAACCCGGCGACGCTGGGGTTCACCGCGTTCAGTGCCGATGACCGGGATATCACGTCCTCCTGGTGCCCCGATGCCGCCAGCCCGCCGCCTCGCCCGGATACCAAACTCTCCCGGGCGCGCAAGGCGAGGGATGTCGTCATCCAGAAGCGGGACGCCAGGATCGCGGCCCTGGAGAGCGCCTTCGTCAGGCTCATGGAGGCCCTGGCGAACGTCGAGCGCAGCGGAGACGGGCGGATCAGCCGGAAGGAGTGTCAGGACCTCTTCACGAGCGGCAAGTTCTCGGGAGATGACGCCGTCCTCCTCTTTGGCTCGACCCACGTGCAGGACATCTTCACGCAGCTCGACGCGAGCGGAGATGGCTTCGTGGACATGGGGGAGCTCCAGAAGTTCATGGATGCGCGCAACCTCGACCTCACCACCCGCTTGACGGGAGGCTTCCGCACCAAGACCCTCTCCGTGGGCGACTTCATGTCGAACCTGCTCGACACCATCCTCACCACCAGTCAGCGCAAGGATCTGCGGAAGGAGGACCGGGACCGCACGGTGCCGATCAACACCGACTACATCGGCACGGCGGACTTCCGCCTCATGGATGCCGACTTCGACTTCCTGGTGGAGACGGGTGCGCGTTACACCCGGGCCTTCCTGGATGCCCACGCGGTGTCGAGCCAGGAGCTCGCGGCGGACCAGCCCGAGTCCACGCCCTACCACTGA
- a CDS encoding DUF3598 family protein, which produces MTSHIFLSDLQEVIGKRWSEDQSPEQARVLGLARDALFFVYDTGQRYRFEDFRKSLDSSTRLAAESSPVPQRALDNVEQLQGERASLEERLRRTEEFFTKLRAEADSDREGELIQVILDALYFISSTEQHRAFGEYLEHVEAGAPPYIIASFGTREEAETWLGNHPNPLDFANVLIANRYHDVLHDRERGTRRLHHNRDLEYYLAELAQEQPPNPVASFSNLEDAEAWLKARPEPARWAWVSIGGEDYLAAYYPNIGHRALYPLSMAKGYEVEPEGS; this is translated from the coding sequence ATGACGAGTCACATCTTCCTTTCAGACCTGCAAGAGGTGATTGGGAAGCGATGGAGCGAGGACCAGTCGCCAGAACAAGCACGGGTTCTGGGGTTGGCGCGAGACGCCCTCTTCTTCGTTTACGATACCGGCCAACGGTACCGCTTCGAAGACTTCCGCAAGAGCCTCGACTCCAGCACTCGACTTGCAGCGGAATCGTCCCCTGTTCCTCAACGAGCCCTTGATAACGTCGAGCAGCTTCAAGGTGAGCGCGCGAGCCTGGAGGAGCGCCTGCGGAGAACGGAAGAGTTCTTCACGAAGCTCCGGGCCGAAGCCGATTCTGACCGGGAAGGAGAGTTGATCCAGGTCATCCTCGACGCGCTTTATTTCATCTCCTCGACCGAGCAGCACAGGGCCTTCGGTGAGTATCTCGAGCACGTGGAGGCCGGAGCACCTCCTTATATCATTGCCTCTTTCGGGACGAGGGAGGAGGCGGAAACCTGGCTCGGGAATCACCCCAATCCCCTCGACTTCGCCAACGTGCTGATCGCGAACCGCTACCACGACGTGTTGCATGATCGCGAAAGGGGAACCCGTCGCCTGCATCATAACCGGGATCTCGAGTACTACCTCGCGGAGCTCGCGCAAGAGCAGCCGCCCAACCCCGTCGCCTCCTTCTCCAACCTCGAGGATGCGGAAGCCTGGCTGAAAGCGCGGCCCGAGCCCGCCAGATGGGCCTGGGTGTCCATCGGCGGTGAGGACTACCTCGCGGCGTACTACCCCAATATCGGCCACCGAGCCCTCTACCCGCTCTCCATGGCCAAGGGGTACGAGGTGGAGCCCGAGGGATCATAG
- a CDS encoding DUF4214 domain-containing protein, with protein MHRSCVRLLQVLIAAASLTPGLALAWNALDDNFFYVQTIYWDLLNRAPTRDELYGGFDYLEACGSDTSCQRARQLYMAQSVFDSPEHYNAQGLIPGHPQFQEVYVWRCYTGFLKRQPESTGFNFWLTYLQTTNNYGGVINGFLNSTEYRGHFGDP; from the coding sequence ATGCACCGCTCTTGTGTCCGCTTGCTTCAAGTCCTCATCGCCGCCGCATCCCTCACGCCCGGCCTGGCTCTTGCCTGGAACGCCCTCGACGACAACTTCTTCTACGTGCAGACCATCTATTGGGATCTGCTCAACCGGGCGCCAACGCGCGATGAACTGTATGGCGGGTTCGATTACCTGGAGGCGTGCGGCAGCGACACCAGTTGCCAGAGAGCGAGACAGCTCTACATGGCGCAGAGCGTCTTCGATTCGCCCGAACACTACAACGCCCAGGGCCTGATCCCTGGCCATCCGCAGTTCCAGGAGGTCTATGTCTGGCGCTGCTATACCGGCTTCTTGAAGCGCCAGCCCGAGTCCACGGGGTTCAATTTCTGGCTCACCTACCTGCAGACCACCAACAACTACGGTGGGGTGATCAACGGGTTCCTCAACTCGACGGAGTATCGCGGCCACTTCGGGGATCCCTAG
- a CDS encoding DUF962 domain-containing protein, which translates to MSDRIQTYAEFWPFYLREHSRPSTRWLHFVGTCLGVGLAVAAVVTGRGLLVPGALVSAYGFAWLSHFAIEHNRPATFKYPLWSLVSDFRMAGLMATGQLGPHLARAMAGAHVPARLPLVGTEPR; encoded by the coding sequence ATGTCCGACCGCATCCAGACCTATGCCGAATTCTGGCCGTTCTACCTGCGCGAGCACTCGCGGCCGTCCACGCGGTGGCTCCACTTCGTGGGCACCTGCCTGGGCGTGGGGCTCGCGGTGGCCGCCGTGGTGACCGGGCGAGGGCTGCTGGTCCCGGGGGCGTTGGTCTCCGCCTACGGCTTCGCGTGGCTCAGCCACTTCGCCATCGAGCACAACAGGCCGGCCACCTTCAAGTACCCGCTCTGGTCGCTCGTCTCCGACTTCCGCATGGCGGGGCTGATGGCCACCGGCCAGCTCGGCCCGCACCTGGCGCGCGCCATGGCGGGGGCCCATGTGCCCGCGAGGCTCCCCCTGGTGGGGACAGAGCCCAGGTGA